Part of the Sander lucioperca isolate FBNREF2018 chromosome 1, SLUC_FBN_1.2, whole genome shotgun sequence genome is shown below.
ATTTGAGCATTTAATGTAAATCTTGTCTTTGCCATATTAAGACCCTATCGCTCTTTCTGTTTTGCAAACACACCAGCATGGTCCCCCCTCATATCTCAAGGTAACCATGTTGTTTGACAGTTTACCTAAAGAACTGGGAGTACAGCCAGAGCGTCCTATCAGAGGAAACACTGCCTAACAACAGCTGTGAAagccctctcctccctccctctttctcctcctctctttttctcttcctcatTTTTGCATTTTCCTGTTTTGGTGTTTGGTAGCTCTTTCCTTAGTCTTTGATACAAAGCAAGGGGCTGTCCTCAGGCTGCGGAGCGCAGACACAGTATCTGGTGAACTGAGGAAAGGCGACACCGTGGATTTTTGTTATTGCGTCAATTTGTGTGTCCGACTGTTAATTttttcacacagacagacagcgttGATAGAAGAGCTGAGAGATGATCAAAATAACAAGAAACATTATACGTAATATTATCCGTAATATTCTGTAGTcacacaaaagtgtgtgtgtgtgtgtgtgtgtgtgtgtgtgtgtgtgtgactgcctATTTTGTCCTTTGCTTTCAGCACTGATGGACAGATGGAAGATGTTCTGTCCCTaactgttttgtgttatttttattaataacAGGATGGAAGGCCATGCTCACTGCTCACTCTTTATGCGGGAATACAGCTCAGACACGGTACACTTGCAGAGTAAACACCAGCATCTTAATTCATTGTGTGCAAGACTGATGTTGTTTCACTGTGACCCCTCCAACCTTGCATCCATATGCAGCACAGTCTCTCACTCACGTGCCCCTGTCAGATGAACATGCATGGCGCAACAGCAACACCTGTGCCAAAAATAGGTAAGCATGTACCAGACAACAACTAGGAATataacgagacaggtcagagacatGATAATTACCTCGAGTCAGGGTTAGGCTGTCCTGAAGCATTCCAATCAGATGAAATGTACTGCTCAGAGACTGTGTGAAAGGAAAGGAATAACAATAACTGTTAGAAGAGGAGGTGTGCAGTGcagacagagaagaagaaagagggagTAAGAGAACCCAAACAAACAAGCCAGGATGACAGAGACAGCAGGACGAACGACTATGCACAAGGTGGCAGGCAAGATACAAAAGTGACACAGCCACATCAAGACACATTCCCATATTTGCTACTTCAATTAACAATATTTAAAAACGTAAGTGACAATTACtgttactattactattatgaTTTGTTGAGGGATGTCTATGTTGTAATGGTTGGCAGCTACCTTGCTGGCGCCACACCGTGCTACTTCTCTGCGGTCGGGTTGTAATTACAGTCTCAACAAGAAAGCACACCATGGTCATTAAACTGGTGTGAAAAAGACAATCAGTCACATAGGCTGGAAAACAAAGATAATCACTTGCTCTTTTtgactgtgtgcatgtacttggtgtgtgtgtgtatgtgtgtgtgtgtgtgtgtgtgtgtgtgtgtgtgtgtgtgtgtgtgtgtgtttgtgtgtgtgtgtgtgtgtgtgtgtgtgtggatcagGAGTTATCCAGTGGGTGTGGGAACCTGTGAAATACCCGATTTTGTTTCAGTTCTGCAAATCCTGAAATAGTTCCTCAAAATAGCTGGTATTGCTTAACTGACTTTTGTTTCATTTACGATTCACAGGTTAATCTATTGtaagaacaaaaaagaaagtgcttaaaatgatttaaaaaaaaaaagttatcttTATGAGAATCTATAAAGATGACAATAAATCTTATTGAACGAACTGAAAGGCCACAAGATCTGTGCCGTATTTGTATGACGTGGATCACATGGAACGTGGCAATTTAAATTTAAGTGGCTACATACTTTGAATATGTTGTTACAACACAGTTTGCTGGACTAAATGATGGGATAGATGGTTTGATTGCGGGCAGATAATACATTACGATCTAGTTCTAACTGGTTCTGATAAACACCCTGGCACATACCTGCTTTTGAGTGCCATCATTCTGCAACAACACAGCTAAGTTTGACGTATTTCTCCCATTTTATGATGTGCTGCAGAGTGCTTTTGTGTTATGGTGGGGTTGAAGCCAAAGATTAATACGCTGATCAGTGCCTAAACCTCTCCCAGTCTCTTCCTCTTTAATATCTCCTCCGTGTAGTTTTAATTGCTTTCCaggaaacacatttgaatgcttTGTACTCGTTTCTTCCTCACCTTGCCGTGCTGCCACAAAGCTGAGTCACGCATGACCAAGCTTGGTGGGAATCTTGTCCCTCAATGCCTGAACTCTTTAGGTATGAAGATAAGGTGAAATCTTACTGGCTCCCAAACGGTGCTTACGTGGGCAAATCTGGCGAAACTCCAAAACAATCAAGAGCTCTTGCGCACTCTTCTATGCCAATGAGCCAGATCTGATTAGAGATTTTATGTACTCAGCTTTCATTTCAAAAAATCTCAAGCATAGCAATCCTCTTCTTCTTGTTCTTTATGAAACAGATTTTTTGATTGATGCCCGACATTTTCAGAATTGAGTATGCCATTTTCCCTCAATCTGAGCTCCTAGCAGTGTTAATCTTTAAATctccaaaaacatttttttcttaagtGTATTTAATCCAGCGTAAAAAGAGCTCAATCCTACGAAAGGTGTCAAACTAGAGACCagaatttctttatttctttatttaagaATGTGAGCAGCCGCCTGCCAAGTGCTGTAAATCTACACGTCAAGACCGAGACAAAAGCAGCATGTATTTGTGCGTCCTTGCTTGCATGTATGTATacttatatgtatgtgtgtgtgtgtgggtctgtgctTTGTCTGCATACGTCAGTGATCTCAAATTTGTGTGCACATCAAATGCATgtccatttctgtgtgtgtctacgtgTCTTGGTGCAGGTTTGTTCTTTTTGCATGCATATATGGATATGAATCTCTCAGTGTTGCTCGTCCATGGTTGAATGCACACCTTAACTTGCATGGGAGTGTACCTGTgtggtgcgtgtgtgcgtgcaaaaCAGATACAGGAGTGTTCTGTGGTTTTATAAGTGAACTTTGGACCTCTTGGGTACACGTTGGAGTTGGCAAATGTAGCGTACATTGTTTACCCAAGCCTTTATATAATGACTGGGATGGCAGATCATGTTTACTTTCTCTTCTGTGCAGCTTCGAGACCAGGAAAATGACATCTCAAAAAAGACAATTTGTCTTGTGTACTCTGACTGACTCCAAGTTCAAGAGTCACTTCAAGTGGAAGtatttcctgtttgtttctcGGAGGAGAGCTTGAACCTTAACGTTGCTGTCAGCCAATCATCTGCTGCAAAATCCCCAAATTTAAAGAGAACGTTTTATTTTTATGGAAAATGAATTGAGGTGAAATGAATGCTGGCTTTAAGCTTATCCCTCACAGTTACATGTGTTTGTATTTAAAGCACATAAATTGTTCCCTATGAGACTTTCGCAATTGCAAAGTACTGACACCATTAGTGTGATTATTCAGCAGCTACAGCATAACTGGTTGCTTAGCTCAAACATTTGCATTTATGACAAAGCACCATGCTCCATGAGCTGTGGGTGGGAAGTGTTTTCAAGGAGAATCCCATCACAAAAAGACAAGCTCTCCTCATTTATAACAGCAACACAAAGTAGCCTAAATACCACACAAACTCAGTGAATGCAACATTTTGTGATACTGTGGATGCTTATATGTTTATCGCATGATTTTATTGTGCATGGGATGTAAGATGTTACCTCACAATGTATTTGTCAGATTTTCTGACTTCTGACAACAAGTCACCAAATATCCTGACGTCAAGTTCCGATCTGTTCCCTTCTTATTGACCTTGCTGCATGTCTACAAACGGAGCATGaccaagaaaaaacaaaacaacaaccttcAAATGACCAATCAGTAAAGCTTATAAGACTTGCGTCTTTGTGTGAGAGGTAGcctttttggctttttgaagGCAGGATAGGCTGGGTTCCTGTAAACTCCCAAACAACCTCTCAGCTCAGCACTGCACATATCACTTTGTTCCCAGTTTATTTGGATCATGCACCAGCTTTTGATGTTGCTCCTTCCCCTGGCTGACTCACATCCTGAAATAGTGCTCTTGTGTTACACTAAAACTCCTTCTGAACTGATATCAGTCACAAGGAAAAACAAGAGAGTTGAATATTTAGAGGCCTGGAGAATGTTTTATTCCCTTCAAAAAATAGGGAGAACCTGAATCATGATCAGGCTACATAACTGTAACTGCTAGCCCATGTTAGCTTCCTGTTTTTCATGGCTAGTGGTAATAGATATAGATGCTACAGACACAAtaaccaaatcaaatcaaatatatGTTGATATTAAGGGCGTTCCATATgacttaaatataaaaaaaaacagtcagtcAAATAATTATAACAAAGACCCAATGCCATTGACATGATGCACTCTACACAGTTCAACAGcacagcagagaggagacaaaTAAATGGTTCTTAGTTAATCAATAGCCATGTAGGCAGATAAAGATCTACTTTTATCACTTGCATAAGTAAGTGCATATATGTACATGCAAtgttattacattacatcaagaaacattatgtaataatacttttgaacataaataattgtatattttaacatatCACCTGGTGATATGGTGATAATGTAATGTGATGctatgttattacattatttaacCATACAATACATTAAATACTTAGACAGATTAGAACTTTATATACTATATCAGGGGTTGAACATAAAGAAGAAGCATCCTCAAGGCTGCAATTActtctattacttttttatagtGCATTGCAATTAACAATAATAAGTCCTCATTAACTTTCCAAAATTTAGCAGTGAGAGTTATGATGTAATATGTGTGTTTATAGCCCGAATGTATTCGTTTTACAGTCTTCACACGGGTGCCCGACATCTGGATACACATTTCAGTTGTTCTCCTGAAGGAGATGGGGCTACCTTCTCATTAACTTTTCTTGAAGCTTTCTTCTATTAAATTCcaacatattttcttttaagaCTCAGTAGAACGGGGTCTGCACATCTGGCCCTGTCCTCATCCGTCTCTGCCTGTCCTCTGTCGGTAGGGGACCCTCACCATGCAGACAGGCTGAGGAAACATTGCGTACATTGTGTTCTCTCACTCTTTGACCCTCCTCTCTGTTTGCATGTGATCCACACTTTACCTCTGTGGGACTGCACAGCCCTATTGCCCCTGTGGTTTTTCAGACACCAGAGTTCAATGGTTTTAATTTGTGATGCTATTTGAAAGGGAGAATTATACGAGGTGCTGAATATACATGAGATCCCTGGTGCACCACTTCACAGCTGCACTTTGAGTTATAACTGGTTCCCCTTTGAGAGAATGTAAAAAGTGGCatgtgaatggttttaattcaACAACAGTTATAGCTGGGGTAATTTTATGTGCATATTTACATTATGAACGCATCGTAGCTTGCTGTCCGACTGCACCGATGCTATGTCTGAGGCAATCAATCCAAGTTTTCAATAGCGTTGCCCCAAGTAATacacaaggggggggggggcagctggAGTGGTCCATGTCCTTTCTATTCTATTGTCTATAGATCACATATAAAGTACAATCTAATCAGGATATCATATAAATGTTACCCTTTAAAAGCATTGCTTTTTTTTGAGGGCGTTATGGTCCCCAGTATCTGTATACTACAATGTGGTTCTAAAAAATAAAGTTGTCATCATGAGCAACTTGGTAGAAACACAGCCTGGTCACTGCTATCTCAAGTGACTTTACAAGGAAACAAgtaatataggcctatacacCTAAATATTTGAATTTTTCTTTCTACTTGAAATAGATACATTTTTGTAGTTGACAAAATTTCACCagcatgattcatcataaaaCTTAATCTTAGATTGTATTATGAAGTTGTGGAGATGTGAGGCACCCCAGGGCAGAAAGGGATTGACAGATGGcacaaaattaaaatgtaacataTAAAGTTTTAGGAAATGTATgacaaaatacaataaatataagTAAATTCTTAGTTTTTTGAAAAAGTTTTTGTATATATGACTTGTACTTCTACTGGAagaattgttttttaattaaaaaaaaaggtggacTGGAGGTTTAGAACAACAGCAAATCATCACCCTATGTATACATATCCAATACTGGACATGGATCATTTTAACATAAGAATACAAACATGGTAATCTTGTTTATCCACATGCaggcaacaacaaaacaacaaaactgtaAAGAAATctatatacatgcatacatataaaCCCTGTACTGGGAGAAATGGTGAAGAAATTGGAAGACATTATGAACATGAAGGAACATATGATGTTCATTTGTGGAGCTGTTTAAGCCGTAAAAGCGCTTTTCTTCAGCAGCAATGACCGCTAATGACTTGTCTCAAATTATCCGTGGGAAATTAGTTGTTATTCCACCGTCATCTCGCAGGTGACAGAGGATTAGCTTTAATGCTCAGCGGAAGAGCCTGCTGGAGTCTGTGGGAACGATTCTGTGTTTGGATGACACCGACAGCGATAGTAAGCAGGGTGCCTATCATCCAGTTAAATCCAGATTGTGCTGACAAGGCCAGACGTGCATGAGAATCCACGTATGCGAGCGTGTGGCGAACCACACGCATCGACATACACACGGGCataacaaaaacacatgcaagCACACAAACGCACATCAGGGGACGGTCCATCGTGGGCCCAGCTCCCTCCAGTGTTGTCCCAGTTGCTGGTGACTTCGGTCACACAGCTGCAGGCTGAGCCAGACACACAGCTGGAAAAGGTTGAGGAAAGTTGGAagatgaagagagggagagttTGAGAGGTAGAAATGAATTGAAAGAAGGTGGTAATATTAAAATAAGGTATtctttagaaaaagaaaaaaaaaaggttaaacaaaaaaaagagaggtaCTCAGGATGTTATATGCAGCCAAGGGCGTTTAATCaccctttttcttcttcctcaaTCAAATTCACTTTTTCAAACGTCTTTGATTTTCTCTGTCATTTTCCCTCTTTACTGTTTTGTGCTGTAAAGCAATTAAGTGGAAGGGCTATAAAGATGCCCAGCCATTAATCAGCAGATATATTCACTTATAGCACATATGCTGCCATATAAAGATGATCAGCCTTCACTTAGcagatatatttatatacagcaCAGATGCCACAAACCTTCTTAGTGACATCCTTTTTGCTCATGATGAACATAGAGTTCCAAAAACGTTTTTGTAATGACTTGTTGATGTTAAAATTGTAGCACATTGAAGCTCAACAGATGACACTGTttgcaatgaaaaataaaacctgCCAACTTAGAGCTGATAGTGCGGTATAACCCATTGCTCTGCCTTGGAGCGATTCTATGTGTATCAATCAACTTcacagcacatactgtacagtagatTTCCTTTTCCCAGTGCCATGACAGTCAGGATTTCGGTGCAGTATGTACCCATTAGTGGGATGTCAGCATTCTGCGGCTGAAAGTGACTCAGATTAGacatagatacacacaaccacaccaACTACGACAGCTACACTAAAGTAACATAGGCAGATGAATATAGACAGATGGCAGTGAACTCTGTAACCTTTTGTTCTGGGACATGATCCAGCCAACAGTGTAAATATCACAGGTGCCATGCAAAGTGGCAGCCACTGCCACTCAGTGTGATTTGGATTCATGTCTTTTGAATATCACTTTTCATgctttgtactgtatgtaagtaaatagcatgcatacatgcatacccTGATTTTAATTCCAGAAATATACactaatatatattttagattAGAAACACAAATAGGTTGTGTGTATCTAATTACaccagacagaaaaaaaataatgatcaaTTCAACAGTTTTCTCAtaaaagtttatagtaatataGGGGACCCGAACAGAGTTTGAACAGAGTCAAAGGGCTATGACATAGCTACTGTAATAACAGAGTCCACTGCTATTTAACACTGCATGGCCAATTGCATCCACAACCTTTGACCTTTTGTAGAGCATCCACAGAGCCATTAGTGAGATCACTTAATTGCATCCTGAGAGTCTAATCCGTGGTTTTCCATAGCAGACAATCTTGTGTGTGTACACCTGTTTGCACTAAAAAACACAGATGGGAATCCTATGGGCTATTGGCTAGAATATACTGTTATTTCTTTTTAGGGGGATGTTGGGTTGGGGGGATAATTGTGGCCTGACAGGAGTTCACCATACTGTGATATTCCCCGGACACACTCCTCTTGGTCTACGTCAGTATTTCACAGTAAATTTAGCCAGGACATTCTCTTCGTTATAGCACAAGGTAAATCTTTACATTATGGCCTGAAGCTGTCTGCTGAATCACAGCCTGGTGCCAGATGCTGCCAAGTCCCCAAGCTTGTTAACTGCAATATACTGCACACAgcaccattagctacagtactGTGTGCCCTGCTGTAAACTGCTATTAGTTTCAGTGAAGGCTACTGTGTATTCACTTATAATCACTTTGTATGAACTGAAATTAAGTAGAAATGAAGCAATACAGTGGCCCTTGTGTTGTCTCgaggaatcaaatcaagacaAGTGAGTCTTTTGTGGTGGTAATGAACAAAGTTAATCATGTCACCTAGGCAGATAGAACGAGATCTTCCATCAAGGGACTAATGAGTTTCAGTTCCGCACAGATGCtgaaaagtacaaacacacacacacacacacacacacacacacacacacacacacacctggtcgCGGTGTCCTCTGATTTTGTAACAGCTGCCTTTAGGGATATACAGGGGGAAAAATGCTATGCTATGTTTCCTGCCATGCAAATCATAATTAAAGCCTTTCTGTAGCTAAGTACAGCCTATTAAAAAGTTGCTCCTTTGCCGTCTGTAACCAACATTTAGCCAAACTGCTTAACACAGCAGCGCAGACTCATAATAAATGCTGCGTCCACAACATAGGCTACTGTTTTTAAACTCTTAAGctaatacagtatataatcAGGTTTAATACCTGGTTGTTTAGGCTGTGTGACATCACTGGCATCATGAAATGGTATGACAGCAAAAgtcacatttatttttctctttaccCCTCATTCTCCCTTTCTTCAGAGATTCTGGGAACTAAATTGCTGTCCCCGCTAACACAACATGATAACACGATTAAAAGCCTTGTCAATCACTCTTGCTGTTCTCCtggatgtgtctgtgtgtgtgtgtgtgtgtgtgtgtgtgtgtgtgtgtgtgtgtgtgtgtgtgtgccttctCATGTTTACACAGACAGTATTGGTCATATGTGTGAGAAGATAATTGTCTGGCACATGTAATTACATGGCGCCACTTGTGtggcagaaaaataaaaacaagaagcaCCCTGTGGTTTACAATACTGTAaagaaacatacagtatctaCGATGTTACCCATTGGTTTCATTAGAGGGAAGGTTTCAGCTATCTTGTCTCTTGCTGGAggcaaaaaaacttttttctggATATCATAAGTGCTACATTAAGACGAATACATGTCTTTTCATGTAACACCCCAAGAAATTGGAGAcaatgaaagaagaaaaagaaaaagaaaaacatccacCTGAGTGTGAATGACTAAGCTGAATACAAAAGGATTAAATGTTCtcaattttaaatgaattgctCCTGACATGACGGGTGTAAACATGCCCAGTGCAAGCCATCCATTCCCTCTGCTGTCCCCGGCAAATAACCCTGAGTAATGATTGTGATCAGTGATTGAGTGTTAGAAACTGAACTGAGTGAACCTGAAATTCCACCATAACAAGaaaatataaattacattttgttgaCTTGAGAAGGTGTGTGGTACAATAATATTCACCCGACCAAATTATCTTTAACTGTAGGCTGCAGTAATTAATAATCTTAAGGTATACTGTAGACTCACACTTCTGATCTGAAGCTCCGTATTATTGCTTGACATTTAGTTCATTATACCTTTGCCTATTGAATTGATATCTTAATAATACAATATTTGACATTACAGTAAATCTTATCTAGTGATAGATgccaattagcaaatgttacaaAACAAAGAATTCACCTTTGACAACATGCAGAAACACGACTGTCTGTCATGTAACACCACACCTGCTGTGCATCAAAATACCGTATCAAATGTCAAAACCTTTCACTTGCCAAAAAGATGGGAAAAAATGCAGACAGAGGTTTCAGACATTTACACAGAACTGTCAAAACTTGAgagcaaatgcaattaatcatgGCGAGAGTAACTTACTTTTGCTGTTGCACCTTTACCAGTGGCAATTAGCTCTCCAAACATTACTATATTAATTACACCCCTCAAGACAAAAGAGGCTTTCtgaaacaaaagacaaagacaaacccACTAGGCCTTAAAAGTGTTTAGGGGATTGTGAATGCTACACACACAATCTGAAATGTTACATAAAGTACCACTGAGCTAATTTATCTGCCTCAGCTTGGTTTTACACACACAGTTCTGAGCAGTGTAACAATTTCTCTGAAGCGCTCCAAAACCATTCCATATAAGTGAGCAAACACTATGATGTTTGCTCTTATTTGGCTGCCTTTAGAGTCCTGGAAAATCTGGTGCCCGATAAGGTCATTAGATGTCGAACAAGTCTATTTCACATCATGGAACAATGGCCCGACGATGTGTTTTATTACACTTATTACCACTGATTGAATGAGGTATGGAGATAGGCATGATGATTGTTCAGGTACACTTGATATTTTGCTTTGTCTGCCTGAAACAGACGCTCCAGCAGCAAAGAGATGAAACAATTGGTGCATTTTCATTGTGACTCTCGGGCATTGTGTTCCACTGGATTCGAGATGCATCATACAAGTGCCAGTCAGAGCATGGCACTCACAGTTATGGCTGCTTATCCAGAGGTATCGCCAGCACGCCAGTCAATTGTCTCTTTGTGCTTTGAGAAAACAGTTGTTGAGAACAAACAACAGCAGAACAGGGAGCAAACAGTCAAAGGGCTCCTGACGCTTCATTTGGAAGCCAAGATGGGACACTCTCAGACGCGTCCCACTATTGGGTCTATACCACCCTCTCCCAGGACGGTGTGCGCCCTCCGCCTGGCCGAACCGTCCCACAGATTCTGCTGCCATTACCAGCACTTCAGCTATCCTGAGAGAGCTATGAGCTACTCGCCCCCTTACTCACCGAGTCTGTTTAAGAGGCCAGAACGGCGGTAAGTGGGGAACAGCAGAGGATAGTCAGAGAGTTTGTCTTGTGTGTGAGTGGATATCTGGCATGATGGCGTGTCAGTGACAGATGTGCACATTAAAGACAGTTCAGGAGAAGATGGCTGGTAACGGCAGTGTGTCAGTGTCTAAATTATGTTGTGTTTTAGATGCAGTATTGTCATGAAATGGCTTGGATTATAATTCACACATATGGCAGCGTTGGAAACTGTTTTTTATAATGTTCAATCTTGCCAAATAGAGAAGAAAACAGTAAATGATGCTGCAGCATCATCTTTTCTGTATCAGCTGTGTTTAAAGAGATGTTGTGCCACTTTAACACATCTTTATTTCTCTGACATAAACCTTAATGATCATGATGTTAAAAGTCATCTTTTGGATTTCCACTGATTGTTGGCCGCAGAATTTACAGGAGGCAGAAAGTGATTTCGCTACTAGCCCTTGAATAAAAATGTCAGTCCTTTCATCAGGTTCTGCATGTATTGCATGTTAGATACAAGCTATCACATGAAGCTATACATGCATTCCAAGGGCAGAAATTGCCAGCCTGTTAAATTCATTGAAAAACCTTATGAGCAAGACCACGGCGAAGTACCTTGTTTCTATTAATGGTGGCTTATAGGTGATGTGATAATAATGAGTGCCTCTGGGTGTCCCAGTGTATGTGGAGTGTTCAGTATTCATTGGTTGTAACCGCTCCTGTTGCTCACACTGACAGCTTCCACTGAGACAGCCTCTGGCTGCAGCCTAAGGCAGGGCTGTGTGTTCTCAGGCCACACTCTCATACATTCCTAATTATAAAAAAATGCAGATGGGACACACGCAgtaaaaagaagagaaaggcATCTTTTTGACCAAGAAGTGATCTCAAACTGATAGATTTTGTTTTCTCTGCGCATTTGACTACCTGTGTTTCTTATTGGGCTGTACTGAGTTCATCTCGAATTTGATCAAAACCCAAAAATAACGCATCTCAGCCTCACTCTTCTTCAGCCATTGGTGCAGATGAATCAGAATTATATAACGCAGTTGGCTCTTGCACAAGGGACATCTGATGGAGACCGTGGCCCATCGCCTAGCTGAATAGTGACTCACTGGATATGGCACGCGCCAAACATGGTCAGGCAGTAAGAGTTCCAGAGCAATATGAAGGGCTTAATTTCTTGAGAAGGCAGCACTGGTCAATATCTGTGGTACATAAACTGTTAAGAAACATGCAGATGCAATTTAAACTAGACTTGCTTAAGCTGCGTGTAAATATCTTTCACTTGTTAAGATTTGTGTTGGAGCAGTTTTTAAACTGTGAATTATGCAGGCAAAGCAGGAAGGTTATGAGCATCCAGTTTACACTGTCATCTTACTGCATATGGCTCATTAGGTATATTTTACTTGATCCGTCCAGGAAGCCTTCCCACTGTCTGTTGTTTCTATCTGTGCATCTGAGGACAGCTACAGGTAATCTGTGTGACTCCCCCCTCCTAAGTGAGACTATCACAGCGGGGCAAGGTAATTCACCAGCCCCTCATTGCCAGAACAGGGCCTGCTATTAAACCTGGCAGCTGTACTGTCACAGCACGAAATCTGAGACGACAGGCACTATGGGCTCTAATACCCAGTCAATGTGCTTTCTGCTTAGCCTTGTTAGGCCTACCAAAAGTCAGCCTTTCCACTCTCCCCATTTTACATAACAGAACTCCTTTTTCTACAACAAAATGTGGCAGACCTTAGTTTGCTATAGTGAGGGCTCTGGGTCATTTAGTATAATTTAAGTTTCCTGTACAGTGCAACCTTTTAGGAAATTTGCATGGAAAACCATTTCATTTTTATACACATAAAATAAGACCCACTCCGAAGAGAATTTAAATTCTAGCTGGTGATGTTCTCCATGTCGTTAGTGCTTTGGAAGAAAAACATTATACAACAGAGACTCGCTAATAGAAATTTAATTGGCTTACCAGTATTGGATCAAAAAAATGTAACAGAAAAAAGGA
Proteins encoded:
- the tsc22d3 gene encoding TSC22 domain family protein 3 isoform X1, whose product is MHHTSASQSMALTVMAAYPEVSPARQSIVSLCFEKTVVENKQQQNREQTVKGLLTLHLEAKMGHSQTRPTIGSIPPSPRTVCALRLAEPSHRFCCHYQHFSYPERAMSYSPPYSPSLFKRPERRASGASVVAIDNKIEQAMDLVKNHLMYAVREEVEVLKEQIKELAEKNNQLERENYLLKNLASPEQLEKFQSRIPTDTLLPLDNVSSQVTADQPCSLSTGSAV